The Anaerolineae bacterium genome includes the window ATGAGCACGTTAAGGTGCGTGCCTAACTCAAAATTGGCCGGGCAGATCAGGTTGCCCACGTTTTCCACCAGCATCAGGTCCAGCTCGTCCAGCGGCAATTCGTTCAGGGCCGGGCCGAGCATATTGGCGTCAAGGTGGCAACTGCCGCCGGTATTGATCTGCACCACCGGCAGGCCCAGCTCGGCTATCCGCTCGGCGTCAAGGGTGGTTTCAATATCGCCGTCCACGTAGCCCATGCGCGCTTTGTGTTGGAGCCGGTTCACCGTGCCAATGATAAAACTGGTCTTGCCCGCTCCGGGCGAAGCCATCAAATTAAGGCCAACCACGCCCGCCGCATCAAGTCGCTGGCGCAGTTCTGCGGCCAACACCTGGTTGGCCTGCATAATGTTTTCTACTACCGGAATCCGGGGCATTGTTTACTCCAAATTGTGTTTTACTCTATGTCAATACTGTCCAGCCGAAACTCGTTCCCCCCAATCACCTCCACCTGAACACTCTGGCAGTGGGGGCATAAAAAATCAGGCTGCCCGTTGAGGCTAAATTCGGCCCGGCAATTGTGGCAGCGGAAAGTGGCCGGGATGCGCTCAAAGTGAAGCTCGGCTTCCTCGGCAATAGTGTCTTTGGCCACAAAATCCCAATAAAACTGCACCGACTCATCCACCACGCTCGATAACTGGCCGATGACGATATTTAATTGTTTAACCTTTTTGGCCCCTGCTGCCGTCGCATGTTTCAGGGTAATCTCCAACAGGTTTTCGGTAAGGGCAAGTTCGTGCATAGGCTGATGTTTATTTGGCCAGAATTTCCTCAACTATTTCCGCCGCGTCTTTCACCAGCTTGGCGCAAACGGCGGCGTAAAGATTCTGTTCGCGGGCAATCTTCAACCCATCGGGCGTGCTCAGGTCAACGCCCAGCAGCTCTTTACACGTCACCGACTCGTTCCGAAATCGAAACCGGTCGCTGAACTCTTTAACCAGGGCGTATACTTTTTCTTTGGTCTCTGTATCTGCGGCCTTAACCGCGCCGTATTTTAGGCCAATGGCCATGATCGCGCCGGTTACGGCCCCGCACGTTTGCCCGGTGCGGCCCATGCCGCCGCCAACCCCCCCGGCGATTCTTAAAGCTGTTTCCATATCCAGGCCCAATTGTTCGGCATAGGCTGAAAACACAGCCTGAGAACAAGAATAACCTTTTTCAAATTGAGATACGGCCAATTCTTTTGCTTCCATTAAAAAGTTCCTTTGTTTGGCTAAAGTGGGAATTTACCATTCCCCTGTTTTAAGATATTGGTTAATGGCCCTGGCGGCAATTTTGCCCTGCCCCATGGCCAGGATAACGGTGGCCCCGCCTGTAGCCACATCGCCCCCGGCAAAAACGCCTTTTTTGGACGTTTTCATCGTTTCCGCGGCCACCGTCACCACGCCCCCCTTACCCGTTTCCAAATCGGGCGTGCTTTTGGGGATGAGGGGGCTGGGACTCTGGCCAATGGCAATAATCACCACGTCTGCCGGCAGGTAAAAGTTAGAGCCTTGCACCGGCACCGGGCGGCGGCGGCCCGAGGCATCCGGTTCGCCCAACTCATTTTGCAAACACTCCAACGCTTCCACCTGGCCCTGGCCGTTGCCGTGAATAGCTACCGGCGAAGCCAGTAATTTAAACTGCACGCCCTCTTCTTCGGCGTGATGGATCTCCTCGATGCGGGCGGGCATTTCTTGGCGCGAGCGGCGGTATACCAAAACGGACTCTCCGGCTCCCAGGCGCAGCGCCGTGCGCGAGGCGTCCATAGCCACGTTGCCCCCGCCAATGGTGATCACCCGCCGGCCCCGGGCAATGGGCGTGTCGTACTCAGGAAAACGATAGGCCTTCATCAAATTGGCCCGGGTCAGGTATTCGTTGGCCGAATAGACCCCGCTCAGATTTTCACCGGGAATATTCAAAAACCAGGGCAGGCCCGCGCCCGAACCCAGAAAAACGGCGTCAAACTCGGCCAATAGTTCGTCAACGGTGGCCGAAGCGCCGACCACAAAATCCTTTACCAGCTTGACCCCCAAACTGCACACGTAATCTACCTCGCGGCGCACAATGGCCTTGGGCAGCCGGAATTCAGGGATGCCGTACACCAGCACGCCCCCGGCCTCGTGCAGGGCCTCAAAAATAGTTACGTGATGGCCTAACCGGGCCAGGTCGGCGGCTACGGTCAGGCCCGCCGGACCGGAGCCGACCACGGCCACTTTTTTGCCCGTTGGCGGAGGCAACGCCGGCACCGGCAACGGCCCCTGTTCGGCTTCCCAGTCGGCCACAAAACGTTCCAGCCGGCCAATGGCCACCGGCTCAAACTTTTTGCACAATATGCAAGCCTCTTCGCATTGCGATTCTTGGGGACACACCCGGCCGGTAATGGCCGGCAGGGCG containing:
- the hypB gene encoding hydrogenase nickel incorporation protein HypB, producing the protein MPRIPVVENIMQANQVLAAELRQRLDAAGVVGLNLMASPGAGKTSFIIGTVNRLQHKARMGYVDGDIETTLDAERIAELGLPVVQINTGGSCHLDANMLGPALNELPLDELDLMLVENVGNLICPANFELGTHLNVLIASVPEGDDKPYKYPPMYRGVDVLILNKIDLLPYIPFKVDYFLRGVEILNPQLTTFQVSALHGDGMDEWANWLAAQLL
- a CDS encoding C_GCAxxG_C_C family protein, translated to MEAKELAVSQFEKGYSCSQAVFSAYAEQLGLDMETALRIAGGVGGGMGRTGQTCGAVTGAIMAIGLKYGAVKAADTETKEKVYALVKEFSDRFRFRNESVTCKELLGVDLSTPDGLKIAREQNLYAAVCAKLVKDAAEIVEEILAK
- the gltA gene encoding NADPH-dependent glutamate synthase, with amino-acid sequence MAKKQIIPHKTPMPEQPPEQRIHNYNEVPYGYTAKQAMAEARRCLECAKPKCIAGCPVGINIPGFLKLVAEGDFRGAVNLIKETNALPAITGRVCPQESQCEEACILCKKFEPVAIGRLERFVADWEAEQGPLPVPALPPPTGKKVAVVGSGPAGLTVAADLARLGHHVTIFEALHEAGGVLVYGIPEFRLPKAIVRREVDYVCSLGVKLVKDFVVGASATVDELLAEFDAVFLGSGAGLPWFLNIPGENLSGVYSANEYLTRANLMKAYRFPEYDTPIARGRRVITIGGGNVAMDASRTALRLGAGESVLVYRRSRQEMPARIEEIHHAEEEGVQFKLLASPVAIHGNGQGQVEALECLQNELGEPDASGRRRPVPVQGSNFYLPADVVIIAIGQSPSPLIPKSTPDLETGKGGVVTVAAETMKTSKKGVFAGGDVATGGATVILAMGQGKIAARAINQYLKTGEW
- the hypA gene encoding hydrogenase maturation nickel metallochaperone HypA, whose translation is MHELALTENLLEITLKHATAAGAKKVKQLNIVIGQLSSVVDESVQFYWDFVAKDTIAEEAELHFERIPATFRCHNCRAEFSLNGQPDFLCPHCQSVQVEVIGGNEFRLDSIDIE